The region TCAGTTTGAACTGACTTTGCCGGTCATATGGGTGGGCGTTACTTAGTGTGagggtgggaaaaaaaagaaaaacacacagtcCTCACACGGTGGTGGTAGCCGGGGCAATTTTCAATCCAATCAGCGCAGGCGGGCGGAGCACATGTGAGAACAAGGGGGACAACTGCACCCGGTACCGCTGGCCGCCGTTTCGTATGGTGCGCTCAGATTGTACACAGCTATGAacaaagaatatgtgtgtggtCGGAAGAGAtagacaacaacactgtcactACAAATATTtcgatttttctttttgtttattctTGTAAcaaaatgtctgtctgtctgtgttgtgacTTTATTGTCAGGTTTATTTGGGTAGAATGGGCGTAAAGGTACCAAATGTTCACGTGCTGTGCACCACGCAGGCTAAATTTCCTTAATTACACATAGAGGCGTTGGTTACATATAGTGGCAATACATGatcataaataaatgtctgagtCTGTGACAAATGGTCAATTTCATGTAAGGCGTGCAATCATCTATTGCCATTTTTCACTGTGTTATTGGTTGTTGCTGAACTAGGAGTTGGAGTTCTGCCAACAATAGAAAGTTGTAGCCTACTCCAGTAGACCAGTGTCAGACAAAAAAAGCATCTTCCTCCGGCTTGTTGAGGTGTCACTGGCCTAATTAACATGGTGTTCATCTCTCAGAGGAGAACACCTAGGGAGGGGCAACAGTTTGAGACATATTTTTCTTCCTGAGCTATTTGGCTTCAGTTTAGCTAATCTGACCTAATATGattgtattgtatgttttcTTACAGGAGCTGAACAAAATGACCGTTCACCTGACAATACAATAGCCCTGCAATAGTACTACTACCAATGTGaagattatgtttttttgttgtttttttagtctGTGTCcaagaggtgttgattcaactgtGGTGTTGTATGAGGCTAGAGTTTGTGGTGTTACTGCATCAGATTTAATTCTATACAGGTGTGCTCGGTTTTCTTATTCCTTGTATGGATTCCTATAGGAGTTAGAATAATACATCTGTACATACAGTTTGACTTGCCTGCTGGACCATGCTTTCTAGACACCAAACCAGACACCCAGACATGAAAGCAAATGTACAAGTATACTACCATCTATTGGAGTAATTTCGTACTACAAGAACATAGGCTACAGTCAGTCCTAATACTTAAAACATGAGTGAGACTGCATCCTTGTTGAACTTTTTCATTCTATATTTTCATCTAGTCGTtagttaaattattattaaagcaAGTAGTCTGTGGATTAGTCCTTGGAGTTACAGCATCCTGTAAAATAAAGATAGCCTACTTGGATATCCATAAAGGTGACCTGTTCAGGGGGGAAACAGAGTGGTATTGTGACCGagttatttaatttgaagacAATGATTCTCAATTTAAAGTCTACTTTTAAGTGTTGCTCATATAGGCCTAGTTTAAAGGTTTAAATGAGAAGCATCCTACCACTAGCCTATACAAGTGATTATTTAACTAAACGTTACTCCTTCTGACTtggaaaagtcatagttatatattattatatatatttattatatatatatatattaataaatcaTCCCAGAAACATCAGGTGATGATGACAAGTTTATTATATATTAGGAATTGACACTTTTAGCACAGTCATAAAAAAGCAAGTATCTTCAATTTTGGTGGTTTAATCTGGGGtcatgtacagtagcctacagtaaTATTGATTGGTATCTGCGAGTTGGTAAAATATAACATTGCATGAGAAGTCAGTGTGTGCAGCCTGCCTGATGAGCACCTGAATATAACCATGTTCAAAAGGACACACCGTGGACAATCCTGTCCCATGCCCTGTCCACCAATTTTAAATCCCTACAGCACTCCGCCATCCAGTGGACCAAATCTAGAACAACACAATTGAATCCCATCATGCTTTGCCGTGCCTGCCGACCCGAGAGCTACCGATGCTAGGCTAACTGCCGTTAGCTAACGGGGAGCGGACATGTTGTACCGAGCCTTCTTTTAATAAACATCGCTGTAAGCGGGGGATCGGGAATTAAGGGGAAAGCTCATAGCGTTGGGCAATCATGGATGCCGTCAACGCCTTCAACCACGAGGTAAGCTGCCCGCAGGGCTCGCTGAGACCCCGAAGTCACCGAGTCTGGCGGCGCTGGTCATGGTGCTGTGTTGCTCTGGAGCTAGCCGAGCAGGACTGACCAATGGGCCTGCTCGGCGAGCTAGCTGGACTTGTCCATCTTACCTGGCTTGGGCTAACTGAGTtagcgtttgtgttgtagctaacgttacacctGCAGCGCGATTAATGTTGGTACTGAAACAAATTAGTGCCAACTAACGTTAGCAAGCTAACACGACGTTAGCGAGTCCACCTTGGTTTACAAAGTTCGCTAAGTTGGTAAGACCAACGTTTATGTTAGCTTGTGGGAGCATGGTTTCCAACATTGTTGTTGGTAACATTGGTGCTGGCAAACACACTATCCTGTTGTTATTGTCGCAATGCAACCTTACACAATGTGCATAACCGCTTCGGTGATATGCACTGTCAGTGTTTTTAGAAACCAGGTTGCTGTAAGGCCTGTGGACTGATGGTTGTTGCTGTTAGATGCCCAGTCAAAAGACAGGTCAATTCATTTCTGCTAATGGGCTTTTTAATCCTTGAATGAAACGTTAACAGTTACGGTACCACTGCTGGGCCCGCTGAGACTGAGTGGGAAACGCACAAACTTGTAATAGTAGTATCATAGAGCAGTCCTGATATTTGTTTGTTGCACCACACCATCGCAACCCCTAGAAGCGGATTCCGATGGATCTGGGAATATGCTTTGCAGTTTCTGTCTGGCACAGGATAAAGTAATTGTTATTTATGGATGCAAAGCACTGTTAGATATAACCTAATATACTAGCCTACATGACAAACATGTCAGCGTATACTTCACATACCTgttaaataagaaaacatgtaCTTAAGTGATGTTTAAATTAGTTTCCCTTAGGCACTGGACCATTTAGGTTAGCTCAGAATTAGCAAAGGTCCTATTGCACCACACAGCTTAACTGTgtatagtttatttatttattttcacctTACTGTAACAAGGCTGTATcttgtaattttatttattgtaagttatgctactgtgtgtgttgtgtaaccaACTGCAAAATGTATCATTGTCCCCTCAGCCTTGAGGAGGAATTGTAAAAATTCTATTTTACAAAACCACATGACAGTTTGAAGTGTCTACACGCGTCAAGGCTTTGTAGCAGATTGAAAATGAAAGTGGTAAACGATAGAAGTGAAAGATTTCTTGCATTTACTGTTTTTTAAGCACAAAGCTTTCATTCCTTCATGCCACCATGGGAAACATGTTTCCTTACTGTGCATGTGACAATAAAAACGTTGGAAGTTTGAAACTTTTTAGCGATTCATCCTCGATACAACAATCACACAGGATATAGAGACAGTGAAAAAGTCCACTTAACCAATAGCGCCACCCTTCAGCTCAACAACAGTGGCAACCAATAAAAGATCAGTAATCCAATTAACAAATTGCATGAAATCAAAAGCAATGGAGTAGAAATGATTGGCATCACCTCTGAAACTTCACAAGCACTgtcctctgtgttttttttataattttttattatgaCCCTCCCATTTCACTCATCTATCATCTACTCTGTCTCTAGTTgttctcattgatggactccaagCCCCCAATCTCTCGGGCAAAGATGATCTCCATCACCAAATCGGCCATCAAAGCTATGAAAGTAAGAATGAGTTTGGCATTCCTTCGTTTTGAGAGTTACTTctatattcattttaatgatATTCTCTGTATTATATGaggctatatgtatatgatgaCATGTTCACTTGCTTCTCTCTTCTCAGCTCTACAAACATGTGGTCCAGATTGTGGAAAAGTTTATCAAAAAGGTGAGACAAGCCTGTCTAAATCCGGTTATCATCCATGTTCACCTCACCAAACATGAATGAACCCAAATCTGTTTTCTATTTCTGCTCTCTCCAGTGTAAGCCTGAGTACAAGGTAGCAGGCCTGTATGTGGTGGATTCTATTGTTAGGCAGTCCAGACACCAGTTTGGATCAGACAAGGATGTCTTTGGCCCAAGGTTCACCAAAAACATTACAGGAACCTTTGAGAACCTCTGCCTTTGCCCAGTAGAGGACAGGGTAAGAAAGGAAAGAGTTGGTGAAAATTCACTGTGATGAATGTTGTGGACTGTACCAAATTGGGGTTAAAAGATTTTGTCCCCGCTAATGACAAATGCTAGTCAGTATTGTGTCATCTCCTTTACCTGTTTCCTTGCTTTCTTTTTCCCTTTGTAGAGTAAGATTGTGCGGGTGTTGAACCTGTGGCAGAAGAATGGGGTGTTCAAGATTGAGGTTATTCAGCCCCTCCTCGACATGGCAGCTGGCTCTAGCAGTGCTGCTGCACCCTACACAGGCTCAGATGATCCAGgtgatttgtgtgtttgttagggttgggtatcgtttggtttttttgcGATACCGATACTAAAACGAGGGTGTTTTTTGCGACAACAGCAGGCAGTGGCCTAAAAATAGTTTGTGGCTAGCTATTAGAATGTCTTTAACTGTTagacgtcccggtgttggaatcctctacagcgaagtacagtcacactttacaccgttgtgcattttaaccgtgttgaAGCCAGTTACTAGCTaccagtaggctaacgttacctgctgtcaagcgTAGtcttaactagcgtcacatgcagcAATCTTTCTGTTGCCcctaacgtccgtttcggagcatcagagagcagcgcaggcatttaagtggcaccgaaatccacgttgccattcggtccggtagatagcGGTCATTTAGGCATCGGTGCTATATTAGCATcaggtctcggtacccaaccctagtgttTGTAATGTACACATGAGGCAGTAGTGATTACTTTAAGTCCAtgatattgtttttacatttattatttttttatttctttatcagCACAATTTCCTAACTGCTGAGTTGTTGGATTCAGTAGTGAAAATAATCCATGTTTGCTTAGTGGAGAAAATTGTAaatgtcctttttatttatttatttatttttttaaatgtatattgcATAaaatctcccgattcgattacgattatcaggtcttcgattcgatatcacgatgcatcaaatacatttttctattaaagccatataggatatttaattcatagcttttcaagtttcataaacaaaacattctgcagtgctcgaatactaaataaattggatacataaaactacagcactgagcacatggcacttcctgaatgtgcaaaacataacagaatatgtaaacagaaaggttgttaggcatacattaaattgtaaacagaaataatcgattatggcctggccgattatcgatgcagcatcatccatgtccacgattcgatgcattgattattttgattaatttcaacacctctacaaTTTAATGTTGATATGCTTCACTGTCAGTATGCTGGCATTTAAAGGCATCTGTGTGCTGCTCACACACACGTTCATGCTACGTCTCTTTTCTCAGGTTCTTCCCCACCTCCAGCCAAAGAGCCAGTTACTGCGGTAACGGCAAACTCCACCACGGCATCTGCTGCTCAGCTGCAAAACTCTGATGCCTTTGCTGCTGTCGCACAGCTCTTTCAGTCCACACAGGGTcaacaggtgtgtgtttgtgtgtgtgtgtgataagctTTGACCACAGTCATTTTGCTTGTATTATCTTTGCTTGCACATCTTTTAGACCCTCACTACTACAACTCTTCTTTCAATCTGTCAATGGCATTTTTAGCTTCAGCAGATGCTCCAAAACTTTCAGCAGCAGCCAGTGAAGTCTGACACCAACACTCAGCCTCCTGTCCATACCAGTCAAACACAGGCCCAAAACATAACCACTGGCCTGGGCACGGTCACCCCGCAACCGCCTCTGCCCACCCAAACCGCCCAGCAGAAGGCAGCCTTTGACAAGGTAGCAGTGCGTTTTTTGTATTTGCATATGCAATCAACGGCTAAATATACTCTGAACATCATTTTAGAGGGCAGGCACTGTTTAGACACTTTGTAGGACGGTGCTTGGAGTATAAGTTCTTTAAGGCTGTACAAGCTCTTCCAtgttaaaaactacaacatctGTGCCCTAAATTTTATTTCTCGCCCTCAGAAATTGCTGGACCGTTTTGACTATGATGATGAACCAGAAATTGGAGAAGAAACAAAGAAGGATGAAATGTCATCACAGGCCTCCTTGTAAGCCCTTGATTTGTAATAGTGCACAGTGTTTCCCCTTGGTTGGTTGCTTAAGCCTGGCGGGGGGGGGAGGCTGCTACCACTACTACAAAGTCTGTTCTCAATTCAGCACTTCAaagtttctttaaatatttctcagttcattttcactttttattattattttttattaaacctttatttaaccaggaaaatcccattgagattaaaaacctctttcaagggagtcctggccaagaaGATTTATctaaaaaagtgaaatatatatatatatacatagcaTTTAAAAGGCTATATTTTTAAACGGAGTTTGGCACAGTGTTCACGCCACATAAAACGCTACATTACATCCAGTAAACTGGATGACAGAGACCACAGAGAACAATGAGGGCAAAACCGCGTCCAGCTTtgccaaaaatacaaaaacactgaATCCGTCAGCGTGACGTTAACTACcgagcctgtttttttttagcagtttaGATAACACACTCgactgtcctgctgttacagacatgaactaaccacagacagttGTCTCGTTCATGGACTCAAGGCAGTGCGTCGCTGCAGCTCGTGGCTGGGCACTGCTGCAGAATAAATATAGCGGAAACACAATCGATatttggcatttaaaaaaagtacaattatAGGGGAAACGCTGCAGCATCTCTGCAAATCCAATAAGTGGGAAATGAAATTAAAGCTGTGAAGCTAATGGGGTATTTTTATCATCACAGTATGCAACAGCCTCCAGCCTTCCCACAGCACATGGAGCACTTTAAACCGTCAATGATGAACGTGTTGCAAGGCCTCTCACAACAGGTAATAAGTATAAACatttgtaattgtaaaataacTCCAGCTAATTCTTtggtctttgttttctttttgtcatttttactttaaaatgcTATCAAATTTAAGTTTCCTATCACTACAACTATTTAAGCTTGTTGTGTTACAACAATAGGGTTACATAACACATTTACGATATACAgtattaattcaattcagttttatttatagtgtccaatcacaacagaagttatctcaggacgcTTTACAGACAGAGTAAGTCTAGACTACACTACAGACCCAGCCAGTCCCCGCcgccccaagagcaagcatttgatGGGACAGTGGCAagaaaaaacttccttttaacacGCCGAAACCTCACACAGAccctggctcttggtgggcggccttAGTATATGctctttttataaaaaaagagtAACACATAAAATATTACAAGCAAATGTAGggagggataaaaaaaaaaaaaaaaaaaaaatgaatttgatatatatataggaaaacCCTGTTGTACTTGCACAATATTGTACTTGCACACTATTTATTCCAGTTGTCTTTCTCAGGTTCCTCTCCCTCCTAATGGCCAGCTTCAGGCCTATGGTTTACCGCCAGGACAAAGCTTCCCAGTTATGATGCCTCCTATGGGGCATGCTTTGCCAGGGCAGACCCTCCCTGGTTCTACTGGGCCTCCAGGCTTCTCAGGGGTATACCCACCCCACAATGCAGCCCAGCAACAACAGGTAGACTTAACAATAGTACAAAGGATATATGTAAAATCTTAGAAGCCAATAAATTAAATAGGTAAAGTAAATTTTTATATTTGCATTAAAAATCAAATCTGATGCCAGCTTaatatgaatatttaaatgTGTGCATTGAATCATAATCATGGCTTTTTCTGTACCATATCAGGATTTGTCAATGGATATGGACCGATCATCTATGAGGGATGGCAGACATGGTCGACGATCACACTCAGGCTCTAGGTAAGCTTCTGAAATTGGATCTGATTGATTGATCTGGTTGCAGCAATGTAAATTGCTCTTcaccatttattttgttttatgcaGATAGGCTGCTTATTTATTGTGAGCAtatcatgatatatatatatatatatatatttattttttttttttttctccaggtcTCCAAAGCGGAGGAGGTCGAGGTCTAATTCCCGTACACGACGATCCAGGCACAGGCGATCGCGCTCGCGCTCCAGAGACCGGCGTCACCACTCCCCACGCTCTCGCTCGCTGGAGcgcaaggagagagagaaggagagagagcgaCGGCAGAAAGGCCTTCCGCCACCCAAGAGCGAGACACTAAGCAGTGAGTCATAATCTATTTATGGGCATATTTATTCAAGTATATGGACCTGAAATGAGTTGTTATATTGTGAGCTAGTCTCCATTGCCAGAATcctctccacagcgctgtgaaatAAGGTCTGGCTTCATCACAcgtacattctgggataggagaaaaaaatgctttggGTTTTTTATACTTATTTCTTTAATACCATTATATTTTGCTTTTGAGCTTCCATTTAACCATTCATCTTTTACTATCCAGTGTCCATTACATTATGTCTATTCTGTGCATATTGTATTTCTCCATTATTTCCATGATCCtttgttttattcttgtttACATGACCATAttctatatcttttttttttttttgtacaactCTTTTTGGGGCGGGCGggtgggtaaaaaaaaattaaaaagtaagctgttttttattttttgttggggGAGGTTAGAGAgaatgaatttatttatttatgttaattTGAGTTAAGTAAATTTATTTAACTTTGAATAAAATATCTTATACTGTGTGTGCGTAACTTTTTGGGTGGTGCCTTCCCCGTTCTCTACCttcaaatatatatgtatatgtatatatatatatatatatatatatatatatatatatactatatatatatatatatatatgtatatatgtatatatatatgtgtgtatatatatatatatatatgtatatatatatatatatatatatactgttatatatatatatatatatatatatatatatatatatatatatatatatatatatatatatatatacgtctctatatatatatgtttctgtatatatatatatatatatatatatatatatatatgtatatatatatatatatatatgtatatatatatatatatatagtcttatatatatgtatatatatatatatatatatatatatatatatatatatatatatatattatatatatctctgtctctatatatatatatatgtgtatatatatatatatatatatatatatgtgtatctttatatatatatatatatatgtatatatatatatatatgtatatatatatatatatatgtatatattatatgtatgtatatatgtatgtatatatatatgtatgtatatatatgtatgtatatatatatgtatgtatacatatatgtatatatatatatacatatatatgtatatatatatgtatgtatacatatatatatatatatatatacatatatatgtatatatatatatatatatgtatgtatatatatatatatatgtatgtatatatatatatatttgtatatatatatatatatatatgtatgtatatatgtatatatatgtatatgttatatatatatatatatatatatatgtatatatacacatacacacacacacatttcatcatatatatatgacaGCTCATAGACCCTGCTTTGTTGTTAATgttttatattacatattggtttTTTCAAACCTTGCCAAATGTTGTACTTGTTGATGAAAGGAACATGAGATATATATGACATAATGAGATTCGGCTAACTAAATGGAAATCACAGTCTCCTTGTTTTTTCCTCACCTGTCTGCTTGTCCTCCTCACTTGTTAAGATGATCCCTCCACGCGGCTGTGCCTATATTGTCATGATACATAGGCAAGATGCCTTCAGGGCTCTACAGAAGCTTAGTAGAGGATCACACAAAGTGAACCAGAAAGCAATCAAGGTGAGTGAGCAACACAGATTGCTGCTTAATAAAgcaaatcaaaaataaaactcaaattGTCTTATCaagagttgtttttgtttatttctggcCAGATTGCTTGGGCTTTGAACAAGGGCATAAAGCCTGAGTTTAAACAGTACTGGGATGTGGATCTGGGTGTCACCTACATACCTTGGTCTAAAATCAGAGAGGCTCAGTTGGAGGAGCTCAAAGAAGGAGGAATACTGGATGTGGACACCTTATCACCAGGTAAAAACTCTCACAGGCGCAGACACATTAGGAAATCATACAAACAAATTAAGACACAGGGAAGTCCAGTTAGTCACACAGAGCACAATAAATAAGGTCCTGTCGTGTGTCCTTTCCAGAGTGGAGTGGAGTGAGAAAGACTATTGGCCTCCTGGAGGAACTCAACCACAACGGCCGTTCGGAGCCACAGCAGCCTGAGGAAACACAAGTATTACCTGGGGCTGCTCCTCCTGCTCAGGTAAACGGCACCTGAAAGATGTTACCAGCTTACACTCTTTGGATTAGAGATAGGAGGATGTAATActgttataaaataaaatgttggtaAAATATCATTCTGAAACTTAATGTGATTAAGAGTACTTGCCTGCTGTTCTTTTGGGGATCTATGCAAATATGTGTATGCTACTCAATCCGAAGGATAAGTTTGGAGGCCACGTTTATAATATTATGACAGGCTGGTGAGACGCCTGGTCCATACCTACTTTATAATAGACGAGGTAGCTTGgataagatgattttttttgtttgaagttACTTAGCTCCTGTGTTTCTCCAGAGTGCCACTGGGAAGGATAACAAATGACTTTCTCATTTGACATCTCCAGTAAATCCTTGTAAATGTTCTCAGGTTCCTCCGATGCAGCAGCCAGTGGTTGGTGTGGGTTCTCTCCAGCCTCCTGTTTTTCCTGGTCCCATAGGCATGCCTCTGCCTTCCTTCCCCCCAGGcgtcccccctcctcctttcatCAGACCTGGCTTCAACCCCATGCAGATGCCTCCAGGTAGCACCTCCTTCAGCTGCCGTCAAACCCTTTCTCACTGGCTTTCATTCAGTTTCTCTCTCTTACTCACACAGTGCTATTCTTGAATGATGTTTATCAGTAGTAAGTGTGTAGTCGCTAAGTTTCGCTCGCCTTTTAAATAAGAAACTGCAAAAATACGTACACTAGAAGAACACAAGAACAACACGCTGCTGTCTTTGCTCTTGcaccacaacaaaacacaacagtcCACCTTTTCAGGGGGAATGGTCCAGTTGTTAATTCCCCTGTTGACAGTTTTCACGCCAGCCCAGACAAGCTGAACCCTAACTAACTCTTTTCAACCCTCTTCTTCCAGGTTTTCCTCCCCCAGGTACCATGCCTCTTGGTCCCCCACCTCCCTCCAAAGGTGGAGTTGAAGACCCGCCTCTGGACCCAGCGGGTCTGGGCAAGAGGAAAAATGACGAGGTCCTGGAGGGTCCCAACATCTTCAGCAATCA is a window of Perca fluviatilis chromosome 16, GENO_Pfluv_1.0, whole genome shotgun sequence DNA encoding:
- the scaf4a gene encoding SR-related and CTD-associated factor 4 codes for the protein MDAVNAFNHELFSLMDSKPPISRAKMISITKSAIKAMKLYKHVVQIVEKFIKKCKPEYKVAGLYVVDSIVRQSRHQFGSDKDVFGPRFTKNITGTFENLCLCPVEDRSKIVRVLNLWQKNGVFKIEVIQPLLDMAAGSSSAAAPYTGSDDPGSSPPPAKEPVTAVTANSTTASAAQLQNSDAFAAVAQLFQSTQGQQLQQMLQNFQQQPVKSDTNTQPPVHTSQTQAQNITTGLGTVTPQPPLPTQTAQQKAAFDKKLLDRFDYDDEPEIGEETKKDEMSSQASFMQQPPAFPQHMEHFKPSMMNVLQGLSQQVPLPPNGQLQAYGLPPGQSFPVMMPPMGHALPGQTLPGSTGPPGFSGVYPPHNAAQQQQDLSMDMDRSSMRDGRHGRRSHSGSRSPKRRRSRSNSRTRRSRHRRSRSRSRDRRHHSPRSRSLERKEREKERERRQKGLPPPKSETLSSDAMIPPRGCAYIVMIHRQDAFRALQKLSRGSHKVNQKAIKIAWALNKGIKPEFKQYWDVDLGVTYIPWSKIREAQLEELKEGGILDVDTLSPEWSGVRKTIGLLEELNHNGRSEPQQPEETQVLPGAAPPAQVPPMQQPVVGVGSLQPPVFPGPIGMPLPSFPPGVPPPPFIRPGFNPMQMPPGFPPPGTMPLGPPPPSKGGVEDPPLDPAGLGKRKNDEVLEGPNIFSNQMGPMGNQLGGPLGSLPGGPPGNLQPPSGGLLGARPGIIPLQRPPVPPPPHMQRFPPPHGPRPPHPNMPPMPPQMMPRGPHPQMMQHDPPPPKGGFGMLPPHNMRAPFPPHGHGPPPQGPPPPFIRPGGPRGPEGLEEMDGRPFRGDRPGFRDREPERDRDWDRDRERDRDRGFGGGRRPFGDGGRGGGGDRMDGRDRLGGWQEDGGDHRGGGWDRDRDRDRDRRDWRERRNSLDSDRERGRADNGERERGRGEGGERGRVEGGSRERGRGTEGKEVGDRPRRSERRERTTRWDRDDRLAELENLDRFQTSNSTEQPPVTPVVTMETSKEPSVEASEKKAESELLAPSSEVKTAAEEPMTSEPSPSAQSEPTETKEEAAAS